One Streptomyces dangxiongensis genomic window, CTGGAGCCGGTCCGTGAGGCCGGCTTCACCCTCCTCGCCCTGACCCCGGACGAGAAGGCCCGCACCCTCGACGAGGTCGCCCCGCACACGATCGACCGGGTCGCCCTGATGCTCGGCGCCGAGGGCGACGGGCTGTCCCGGCGGGCACTGGCCGCCGCCGACACATGGGTACGCATCCCTATGTCGCACGGCGTCGACTCGCTCAACGTGGGCGCGGCTGCCGCGGTGGCCTTCTACGCGGTGGCGACAGGCCGACCGCAGCTCTGAACCCCGGCCCGCCGAGGGCGTGGTACGGGCGGGACCGGCCGTCAGCGGTCGTACCCGCCCAACCGCCTCCGAGCCGCTGCCGCCGGCCGTCCGCCGCCCGGTGTCCCCCAGGGGCCAGCGGTTCCGGGCCGGTGCTCACCTGCCGGCGTCGCGGCTCAGCGTCGACGTGTACCGGTCGGACATGAGCTTGTCGTTGCCCAGCGGCGGGTAGCTCGGCTGCGCGTTCCCCTGCCGCTGCACGCCGCCGTCGCGGTCGTCGCCGCCCAGCCCGCGCGCCGGTCCCTGGCAGCCCTGGGCCACCGCGATGCCGAGCGCCACCAGCAGCGTCACCACCACGAACACGAACAACCGCTGCCGCAGCAGCCGCGGATTGGCCGGCCGCCGCCCGGTCCCCGACGGACGCTGCCCCGGCCGCCGGGAACCGCTGCGCGGAGCGGGCCGCCGGCCGCTGCCCGAGCGCGGGGCGGCACCGCGCGGCACCGGCGTGGGGCGTGCCGTACCCGGCCGGGCCGCGGCCCCCGCGCCGCGCCCGCCGCTGCCCCCGCGCGAGGCGACCCCGCCGCGGGACGGCTCGCCCCGCGAGGACATCCCGCCGCGCGACGGCACCCCGCCGCGGGAGGGCGCGACCCCGCGCGGCAGCGGCATACCGGACGAGGCACGCCGCTGGACGCGCTGCTGGTCGGGATAGGTGTCGGCGAGTCGTCCGGTGGGCCGGTCCGCCTCGGCGGCGCGCGGCGCGGGCGGCCGGGCGCCGTCCAGCCCCTGCGCCTCCCGCGCGGCGATCTCCTTGAGCCGCAGTGATAGCTGGAGGGTGCTGGGCCGGTCCTCGGGATCCTTGGCCAGGCAGGCCCGGATCAGCGGGGCGAGCGCGTCCGGTACGCCGTACAACTGCGCTTCCTCGTGCACCACCCGGTACAGCATCACCTCGGAACTGCCGTGTCCGAAGGGCGAGTCACCGGTCGAGGCGTACGCCAGGGTCGCGCCGAGGGAGAACACGTCCGTCGCCGGGGTGACCGCCGCGCCGCGCACCTGCTCGGGCGCGAGGAAGCCGGGGGATCCGACCGCGGTGCCCACATGGGTGAGGGTGGAGGCGCCGGTGGCCCAGGCGATGCCGAAGTCGATGATCCGCGGCCCCTTGGGGGACAGCAGAATGTTGGACGGCTTCAGATCCCGGTGGACGACACCCGCCTCGTGCACGGCGACCAGTCCCTCGGAGAGGGCCGCGCCGACCGCCGCGGTGTCCGCCGCGCAGAGCGGGCCCTCGTCGGCGACCTTGTCGTGCAGGGACGGGCCGGGCACGTACTGGGTGGCGAACCATGGCCGCTCGGCCTCCAGATCCGCGGCGACCAGCCGGGCCGTGCACCCGCCGCGGATACGCCGGGCCGCCGACACCTCGCGCGCGAACCGCGAGCGGAACTCCTGGTCCTCCGCGAGGTCGGGCCGGATCACCTTCAGCGCGACGCGCTGCCCCTTCTTGTCGGAGCCGAGATAGACCACGCCCATCCCGCCCGCGCCGAGCCGTCGGTGAAGCCTGAACGAGCCGACGACGCGCGGGTCCTCGCGCCTCAGGCGCATCATCGCCATGTTCATCCCCGCTGCCCGGTCCCTGTGACGTGGCACAGCTTACGTTTCCACGGCCGCCCGCGCGCAGAGGCCGCGCCCTCTCGACCCGGCGGATTGTGTACGCCGTTCGGGGGAGGTGAAACGCGGTCAGCAGACGCCGCCCGAAAGCGGGTTGACGTGGCGTGAGAAACCAACCCACGTGCACGGCAGGGGGGTTGGGTTCCGGTGTGGGTGCCGGGCGTCGCGCGGTACGGTCGTCGGTGACCGGCCGCCGGCAGCCCGCGGGCCTCACCGCGCACCGCACCACGCTCCGCCTCCCGCCCCCCTCCCGGCCCCGCCAGGGGTGATCGATGTCACTCCGCCGGGCGTGCCGGACGCGTCGGACATGCCCGGACACAGCGGGCACCCCCCTCCGGGAAGACCCCGAGACCCGGACCGGCGCCTCCACCCAGGGGAGTACTCCGCAGGTCGACGCTCATCCTCCGGGAGGCCCGGCAATCGGTACGAGGGCATGACGCCCGGTGTCCGCCGCGCGCCTAGATTTGAGGTCAAGCGGCGGGTGCAGCACTCGTCCCCCGAGGTCAGACACCCGCCGCTGCCGATGACAACAGGAGAGGGACCATGGCCCACACGGCACCGCGACGCACCGCGTTCGCCTCCCGTCGGACGGCCCGTCGCCACCCACTGGTGGCGACGCTCATGGCCCTTCCCCTGGCGGCCCTGCTCCTGCTCGTCTTCGACGGCTGGGAGACGGTGGCCGCACAGGCGTCGTCCGTGGGTGTGATGCTGGGGCGCTGAGCGGCGCCCCCAGGCCCGGAAGAGCGGTCCGGGCGGAAACATCTATCCATGAAACCCCGTGGGGACGGGGGTGCGGCGGACGGCACAGATGCCGGCGTAGCTGGGGAGCTGCGCCGGCATTAGCCGTTCTCCCACGCACGCACGGACGGGCCGCGCCGCCATCAGCACTCCCTCTCCGGTGAACCTCGCACCGCACCACCCCCCACCCGTCCGGCGGACCCCGGCCCACTACCCTCGGCGGAACCGTCCACCCCCCGGCGAACCCCGGCCCCGTACCCTCGGCCGAACCCGTCCCCCCGAGGCAGCCTTGACCGCAGATGCGTCCGCCCCCTCCCTGATGACCGCGCTGGCCGCGGAAGCGACGGCCGCGGCCCACCCGCGTCCCCCCACCGCCCCCTGCGCCTGCGTCAGAGCCCCCCTCGCCGACCGCCAGGACGCCACGGTCGTGCGGCATGCCGGTACCGTCGCCAAGGCGCACGCGCCGGACACCGAGCGGGCCGCGCTGATCCGGCGCCTCGCCACGGCCGCCGATCACCCGGACGTGCTGCTTCCCCCGCTCACCCCCGCGCCCCGGCCTTCCTGCGCGCCCGCCTGGTGACCTTCTGGCCCTACGGGGTCCCGGTGGACCGGGAGGATCCGGACGCGGCCCCCTGGGAGGCCGCCGCCGTCCTCCTGGCGAACCTGCACCGCGCCCCCCTCCCCACCGGTCTCCCCCCGATGCGTGGTCCCGCGAAGGCCGCCCGCGCCGTCGCCCGGCTCCGCGCGGCCCTCCGCACCCCCGCCCCCGCAACCGCAACGGCCCCCGCAACCGCCCCCGCAACCGTCATCGCCGCCCCCCGCCTTCCGGCCGCCCGTCCCGTCCTGGACGCCTGGGCCGCCCTGCCCGCCTGGGCCCGCGCGAAGGCGCCGATGCCCGGCCCGCCGGCCCTCTGCCACGGTGATCTCCACCTCGGCCAACTGGTCCGGCATCCGGCGCCGGACGGCCCCTGGAAGCTGATCGACGTCGACGACCTGGGGGCCGGCGTCCCGGCCTGGGACCTGGCCCGCCCCGCCGCCTGGTACGCCTGCGGGCTCCTCCCGCCCGACGAGTGGACCCGTTTCCTGACCGCCTACCGGCGCTCCGGCGGGCCGGCCGTACCCGCGCACGGCGACCCCTGGGCCGCCCTG contains:
- a CDS encoding serine/threonine-protein kinase, giving the protein MNMAMMRLRREDPRVVGSFRLHRRLGAGGMGVVYLGSDKKGQRVALKVIRPDLAEDQEFRSRFAREVSAARRIRGGCTARLVAADLEAERPWFATQYVPGPSLHDKVADEGPLCAADTAAVGAALSEGLVAVHEAGVVHRDLKPSNILLSPKGPRIIDFGIAWATGASTLTHVGTAVGSPGFLAPEQVRGAAVTPATDVFSLGATLAYASTGDSPFGHGSSEVMLYRVVHEEAQLYGVPDALAPLIRACLAKDPEDRPSTLQLSLRLKEIAAREAQGLDGARPPAPRAAEADRPTGRLADTYPDQQRVQRRASSGMPLPRGVAPSRGGVPSRGGMSSRGEPSRGGVASRGGSGGRGAGAAARPGTARPTPVPRGAAPRSGSGRRPAPRSGSRRPGQRPSGTGRRPANPRLLRQRLFVFVVVTLLVALGIAVAQGCQGPARGLGGDDRDGGVQRQGNAQPSYPPLGNDKLMSDRYTSTLSRDAGR